AAGACGGCGTCCCGCGGCGGCGCTGTCGAATCGGGGTGGAGCGAGCGACTCGAGCCCTGCTCGAGCAGTTCGGGATCGTCGATGCCGACGGTCTCGAGCAGCGTGGCGGGGAGGTCGAGCAACTGGACGAGGTCGTCGCGCTCGCCGCCGTCGGTGAACGGGCCGCCGTGGCAGACGAGGGGGACGTTGATCAGGGTGTCGTAGAGGTTGTACTGGTGGCCGAAGAAGCCGTGCTCGCCGATGTGCTCGCCGTGGTCGCCACAGACGACGAAGAGGGTGTCCTCCCACTCGCCGCTCTCCTCGAGCGCGGTCCGCAGTTCGCCGAGTTGGTCGTCGACGTAGGCGAGTTCGGCCCGGTAGAGCCCGCGAAGGAGGGCGAAGTCGCGGTCGGTGAGCTCGTAGTCCTCACAGTCGAACGCGCGGGGGTCCTGTCGGATCGCGGCCGCCTCCTCGTAGCTCGCGCCCTCGGGCAGGAACCGCTCGGCGTACTCCTGCGGCGGGTCGTACTCGACGTGGGGTTCGATGAAGTTACAGAACAGGAAGAACGGATCGTCGGCGTCGCGCTCGGCGAGCCAGTTCGCGACCCAGGTCGTCGATCGGTCGGAGCCGTCGTCGCCGGCCGGCTGGAGCAGTTCGCTGTAGAGGATGTTCGCGGCGTTGACCACCGGGTTGCCGTCGAAGAGCCGATTTCGGGTCGCGTCGAGTTTTTCGCGGAGGTCCTCGCCGCGGACGACGGCCCCCATGTCCGCGTCGGACTGGATGTACTGCCAACCCTTTCGGAGTTCGTCGAAGCCGCGGTCGAAGCCGAACTCCTCGGTGATCCAGGTGTTGTTCGAAACGCCGATCGTCTCGTACCCTGAATCGGCGAAGGACTCGGCGAGGGTGCGCAATTCCTCGTCGAGGTAGGTGTGATCGCCGTGGGTCCCGTGTTCGGAGGAGTAGGTACCGGTAAACATCGACGCGTGGGAGGGGAGCGTCCACGGCGCCGTCGCGAAGGCGTTGGTGAACGAGGTTCCCTCGTTCGCGAGTCGGTTCAACGTCGGGCTCGTCTTCGGCCCGCTGCTCTTCGCTCGAGCGGTGTCGAGAACGACGAGAACGACGTTCCGCACGGTGGAATGTGACTCCGAGTCACGCTCGTTACTCGAGGCTGCGTCGGATTCGGTGGCGTCCGCCATGGTTGGTACACTTGCGCCCCTCGCAGGGAAGGCCACCGCCCCGGAGTATGCAGGTGGTTCACCGTATTGGAATGTGTTCGAAACACCGATACTCGCCGTCGGGAAGCAATTTCGTGGGCATAGCAGTCCGAACGCTTACTCCCGTTCTTCCCGTACCCCACGATCATGACGTCGCCCAACATCGTACTGGTCCACTGCCACGATCTGGGGAAGTACGTGGGCTGTTACGGCGCAGCCGTCGACACGCCGAATATCGACGCGCTCGCCGACGACGGCGTCCGGTTCGATCGACACTTCGTGACGGCTCCACAGTGTTCGCCCAGTCGTTCGAGTCTCATGACCGGTCGTCACCCCCACCAGAACGGGATGCTCGGGCTGGCGCACGGAAACTGGGAGCTCGGTCCCGACGAACGGCTCCTCCCCGACCTCCTCGCTGAGGCTGGGTACGAAACCCATCTCTTCGGCCTCCAACACGTCACCGAGTATCCCGATCGACTCGGCTACGATCGAATCCACAGCGACGAGCCGTTGACGACGGACGCCCCGCCCTCGGTCCACGAGACGGCCCGCGCTCGAGACGTCGCCGATGACGTAGCCGGGCTGCTCGAGTCGGGCGACCACGACGACCCCTTCTTCGCCTCCGTCGGCTTCTTCGAACTCCACCGCGTCGAGGAGAACGGCGGCTTCGGCTTCGAGGGCGACCGCTACGAGACGCCCGATCCCGATGCGGTCGAGCCGCTCGCGTTCCTCCCCGACCGACCCGGAATCCGGTTGGATATCGCCGAGATGCAGGGAATGCTCGGCGCGATCGACGACGGCGTGGGGACGATCCTCGAGAGCATCGACGAGGCGGGCCTCGCGGAGGACACCCTCGTCGTCTTTACGACCGAACACGGACTGGCGATGCCGCGCGCGAAGGGGACCTGTTTCGACGCCGGCATCGAGGGCGTCCTCTTGATGCGCCAGCCCGACGTCCTCGAGTCGGGACGGGTCGTCGACGACCTCGTGAGCAACGTCGACGTCTTCGCGACGCTGCTCGAACTCGCCGACGCCGACGGCGGTGTCGACGCGGACCGACTCGCCGGCCGGAGCTTCGTGCCGCTACTGCGCGACGGCGAAAACGGCTACGAGCCGCGCGATCGGGTCTTCGCCGGCATGACCTGGCACGACCGCTACAACCCGATTCGGGCGATCCGCACGGAGCGCTGGAAGTACATTCGGAACTTCTGGCACCTGCCCGCGATCTACATGACGACGGATATCTACGCCAGCGAGGCCGGACGCGAAGTCCAGGAGGCGTACTACGGCGAACAGCGAGCCTACGAGGAACTGTACGATTTAGAGGCCGACCCGCTCGAGCAGGAGAACCTCGCGGACGACGAACCCGACGACCCGGCTGTCGAGGCCGTTCGCGACCGGCTTCGCGGCGAGTTGCTCGACTGGATGGACGCGACGGTCGATCCACTGCTCGAGGGACCGGTCCTCCCCAACGACTGGGAGACGGTTCACCCGCGGCTGGACGACCACCGTGAGGATACGTGGAACTGATCGTCGACGGCCCGACACTGTGCCGCCGACCGGATTAAGACACCCGCGAACGAAGCCACGACACGAATGACCGACGTCGTGAGCCTGGGCAGCGCCAACGTCGATCGGATCCGGTATCTGCCGACCGACCGAATCCGCGACCTCGAGAGCCGATACGACTGGTTTCCGGCGGCTGGAGAGACCGTTCGGATCGACGAGAGTCCGTCGTTGCTGTCCCTCGAGGCCGAACGCTACGAGAACGTCGTCGGCGGCAAGGGCGCGAACCAGGCGGTCGCGGCGGCTCGCGCCGGGGCAGAGACCGCGTTCCTCGGCTGCGTCGGATCCGACGAGGCCGAATTCGGCGTACTCGAGACGCTCGCCGACCGCGGCGTCGATGTCGATCACGTGCGAGTCGCCGCCGATCTCGAAACCGGGAAAGCGTACGTGTTCGTCGACGACGCCGGTGAGTCGTGGATCGCGATCGTCGGCGGGGCGAACGACGCGGTAGACGGGGCATACGTCGACCGCCACTACGACCGGATCCGGACGGCGGACGCGCTCCTCCTGCAGAACGAGATTCCCGTCGCCACGATGGAGCGGCTGCTCGAGCGTCTGGAAAACGAAACTGCCCGTCCGGCGGTGATCTTCAACCCGGCTCCGTCCGACGGGGCCGGCCCGCTCTGCTCCCGTTCGACGGTCGATATCGTCGTTGTCAACGAAACTGAACACGCGGCGCTCGAGGCTCACCTCGCGAGTTTCGACGGGACAGTCGTCCGAACGCAGGGAGCTGACGACGTCGTCGCGACCGGTGGCGTCGACCACCGCGTCACGCCGCCGTCCGTCGAGTCGGTCGATACGACCGGTGCGGGCGACGCCTTCTGCGGGTACCTCGCTGCGCTGTCGGGCGAGGGTGTGGGACTCGAGCGAGCGCTCGAGACTGCGACCGTGGCCGGCTCGCTGGCGACGGAGACCGAAGGCGTCCAGAACGGGATTCCCGACCTCGAGGCGGTCGAGCGGCTGTTCGAAAGCGAGATCGGGCACGACTGATCTCGAAACCGGGGACGATCGACAGCATCGATTCGTACGAGCGCCGACAACCTACCGGATCCAACTCCGAACGGGTCGTCGAACGAGACGACGGATCTTCGAAGCCGCAGTGAACGGCTGTCCACAGGGAAACGGCTTCGATAGCGTCCCGGCTTCTTACGCGACGGAGTCTTC
Above is a window of Natronorubrum tibetense GA33 DNA encoding:
- a CDS encoding PfkB family carbohydrate kinase gives rise to the protein MTDVVSLGSANVDRIRYLPTDRIRDLESRYDWFPAAGETVRIDESPSLLSLEAERYENVVGGKGANQAVAAARAGAETAFLGCVGSDEAEFGVLETLADRGVDVDHVRVAADLETGKAYVFVDDAGESWIAIVGGANDAVDGAYVDRHYDRIRTADALLLQNEIPVATMERLLERLENETARPAVIFNPAPSDGAGPLCSRSTVDIVVVNETEHAALEAHLASFDGTVVRTQGADDVVATGGVDHRVTPPSVESVDTTGAGDAFCGYLAALSGEGVGLERALETATVAGSLATETEGVQNGIPDLEAVERLFESEIGHD
- a CDS encoding sulfatase family protein; this encodes MADATESDAASSNERDSESHSTVRNVVLVVLDTARAKSSGPKTSPTLNRLANEGTSFTNAFATAPWTLPSHASMFTGTYSSEHGTHGDHTYLDEELRTLAESFADSGYETIGVSNNTWITEEFGFDRGFDELRKGWQYIQSDADMGAVVRGEDLREKLDATRNRLFDGNPVVNAANILYSELLQPAGDDGSDRSTTWVANWLAERDADDPFFLFCNFIEPHVEYDPPQEYAERFLPEGASYEEAAAIRQDPRAFDCEDYELTDRDFALLRGLYRAELAYVDDQLGELRTALEESGEWEDTLFVVCGDHGEHIGEHGFFGHQYNLYDTLINVPLVCHGGPFTDGGERDDLVQLLDLPATLLETVGIDDPELLEQGSSRSLHPDSTAPPRDAVFAEYVAPQPSIERLEARFGDIPDRVREYDRRLRAVRTREYKYVRGDDGFERLHDVTVDPNERDDIAAEEPEQVRTLQRRLEEQFEPLEDADATGAVEMREGTKERLADLGYL
- a CDS encoding sulfatase family protein; this encodes MTSPNIVLVHCHDLGKYVGCYGAAVDTPNIDALADDGVRFDRHFVTAPQCSPSRSSLMTGRHPHQNGMLGLAHGNWELGPDERLLPDLLAEAGYETHLFGLQHVTEYPDRLGYDRIHSDEPLTTDAPPSVHETARARDVADDVAGLLESGDHDDPFFASVGFFELHRVEENGGFGFEGDRYETPDPDAVEPLAFLPDRPGIRLDIAEMQGMLGAIDDGVGTILESIDEAGLAEDTLVVFTTEHGLAMPRAKGTCFDAGIEGVLLMRQPDVLESGRVVDDLVSNVDVFATLLELADADGGVDADRLAGRSFVPLLRDGENGYEPRDRVFAGMTWHDRYNPIRAIRTERWKYIRNFWHLPAIYMTTDIYASEAGREVQEAYYGEQRAYEELYDLEADPLEQENLADDEPDDPAVEAVRDRLRGELLDWMDATVDPLLEGPVLPNDWETVHPRLDDHREDTWN